A single region of the bacterium genome encodes:
- a CDS encoding CapA family protein: MTRLTFAKIFAFLVCLTLILIGMFFVLKPAVFDFRASTTPAPEPEKPIILLFAGDIMLDRGVEYMVGKYGENDFSFPFLKISERTRQADLAIANLESQISDKGEKQGSIYSFRAEPGAIEGLKLSGFDILSLANNHSFDYGKEALQDSLNRLIDVGISPLGAGTESQAFSPTIKTVDKTKFAFFAYADESPSSWKAKGESFGIASISKENLERIKQDIKLAKELADLVIVSFHWGEEYAKEPSQHQKDLAKTVIDAGADLVVGSHPHVIQSSETYNGRYIFYSLGNFVFDQGFSEETLEGEILEVTIQDKKIKKVSPTKIKINEFFQPEIAL; this comes from the coding sequence ATGACTCGGCTAACTTTTGCCAAAATCTTCGCTTTTCTTGTTTGCTTAACCCTGATTTTAATTGGAATGTTTTTTGTTTTAAAACCGGCTGTTTTTGATTTCCGGGCATCAACAACTCCCGCGCCGGAGCCGGAAAAACCGATTATCCTTTTATTCGCCGGTGACATCATGCTCGACCGAGGCGTGGAATACATGGTCGGAAAATACGGAGAAAACGATTTTTCTTTCCCTTTTCTGAAAATTTCAGAAAGAACCAGGCAAGCCGATCTGGCTATTGCCAACCTTGAAAGCCAAATTTCAGACAAAGGCGAAAAACAAGGCTCTATTTATTCTTTCCGGGCAGAGCCTGGAGCCATTGAAGGGTTAAAGCTGTCCGGCTTTGACATTTTGTCTCTGGCCAACAACCACAGTTTTGACTACGGTAAAGAGGCTCTTCAAGACAGCCTGAACCGACTGATTGACGTCGGGATTTCTCCGCTCGGGGCTGGAACCGAAAGCCAGGCTTTTTCCCCGACAATCAAAACAGTCGATAAAACCAAATTTGCCTTTTTTGCCTACGCAGACGAAAGCCCGTCTTCTTGGAAAGCCAAAGGTGAGAGCTTTGGTATCGCCTCAATCTCAAAAGAAAATCTCGAAAGGATAAAACAAGATATCAAGCTGGCAAAAGAATTGGCAGACCTGGTCATTGTCTCTTTCCACTGGGGAGAAGAATATGCCAAAGAGCCCAGCCAGCATCAAAAGGATCTGGCAAAAACAGTCATTGACGCCGGAGCAGACCTGGTTGTCGGCTCCCACCCTCACGTCATCCAAAGCTCGGAAACATACAATGGCCGTTATATCTTTTACAGTTTAGGGAATTTTGTCTTTGACCAGGGTTTTTCTGAAGAAACTCTTGAAGGAGAAATTCTCGAAGTCACTATCCAGGACAAAAAGATTAAAAAAGTCTCCCCAACTAAGATAAAGATTAATGAGTTTTTCCAGCCGGAAATTGCGCTATAG
- a CDS encoding peptidoglycan-binding protein encodes MKKPLKIILLAALISLVFAGGLPWAQAEYPENIKRLLEQIIDLKAQIARLQVQLIQLQGKIPSYENVPAGFAFSKDLKSQDYSDEVKHLQTILKKEGFFCQKCQTTGYFGYWTETAVKAFQEKYASEILNLTGQAKGSGIVDKATQAKLNSLLVSTAKNPLTPSPSPSPSPSPSPSVSPSPSASPSPSPSLSPSPSPTVFNFDLSVSPPSYSASQGTQTTTNVYAVSNTGHSYPVSFSVTGLPNNVTSSFSSISCYLNCSSVLSISTSSSTPAGAYPISIIGTANNLTRSAVFSLTVTTAISAPQATTNEASSVQISQAQLNGNIVSFGGTSPAWIWFEWGPTIAYGNATVWKEITSPASFSETIANLIPGTTYHFRAAIRTTAGGTAYGQKQTFSTLPAPAIDLKANSSDGPITISYNASANLSWASTGVTSCTASGGWSGTKAIQGSENTGALTNSKTYTLTCSSTAGQASDSVTINVLPQPTPVSPKVYLLIFNPVIESEGNKKLTVFKGWNDPDQLSQQYIQDVKQASANLANYQISERLEADAIFRLKDGYQYTDESYLQCLNNNSTCHTPWEVDYNLILSTYNICEKLNSGLIDELWLFGGPWFGYYESRLAGPGAFWYNSPPLTGTTCNKLLPIMGFNYERGVSEMLEDLGHRTESTMWHVYGSWNNTLSDHAWNIYTHYDKTTPGQARCGNVHYAPNSQSDYDWSNAGYVDSYCGDWYNYPNLIGARQNINCSAWNCDSRSYHKWWLSHLPRASGTSSGKLNNWWKYIADYNNISQ; translated from the coding sequence ATGAAAAAACCGCTTAAAATCATCCTCTTGGCAGCCTTAATCTCTCTTGTTTTTGCCGGCGGCCTGCCTTGGGCTCAAGCTGAATATCCGGAAAATATCAAAAGGCTTTTGGAGCAGATAATTGACTTAAAAGCCCAGATTGCCAGGCTCCAGGTCCAGCTCATCCAGCTTCAGGGAAAAATCCCTTCTTACGAGAACGTGCCGGCCGGCTTTGCTTTTAGCAAAGATTTGAAATCCCAAGACTACAGCGATGAAGTCAAGCACCTCCAGACAATCCTTAAAAAAGAAGGTTTTTTCTGCCAGAAATGTCAGACCACCGGCTATTTCGGCTACTGGACCGAAACAGCGGTCAAGGCTTTTCAGGAAAAATACGCTTCAGAAATCCTGAACCTCACCGGCCAGGCAAAAGGATCGGGCATAGTCGACAAAGCCACCCAGGCAAAGCTAAATTCGCTTTTAGTTTCAACGGCAAAAAACCCTTTGACTCCTTCGCCTAGCCCATCTCCCTCGCCTTCTCCCAGCCCTTCGGTTTCGCCATCGCCGTCAGCGTCGCCTTCTCCCAGCCCGTCATTGTCGCCGTCGCCCTCGCCAACTGTCTTTAACTTTGATTTATCTGTCAGTCCGCCCTCATACTCTGCCAGCCAGGGAACACAGACAACAACCAATGTTTATGCGGTTTCCAACACCGGCCACAGCTATCCGGTTTCTTTTTCCGTCACCGGTTTGCCGAACAATGTCACCTCTTCTTTCTCTTCAATCAGCTGCTACTTGAATTGTTCCTCGGTTTTATCGATTTCCACCTCTTCTTCAACGCCAGCCGGCGCTTATCCTATTTCTATTATTGGAACCGCCAATAACTTAACGAGAAGTGCCGTTTTTTCTTTAACCGTCACCACCGCTATTTCCGCTCCCCAGGCAACGACCAACGAAGCAAGCAGCGTCCAGATCAGCCAGGCTCAGTTAAACGGGAACATTGTTTCTTTTGGGGGAACTAGCCCGGCTTGGATCTGGTTCGAATGGGGGCCAACGATCGCTTACGGCAATGCCACCGTCTGGAAAGAGATAACGAGTCCGGCCTCTTTTTCTGAAACAATTGCTAACCTGATTCCCGGCACCACCTACCATTTTAGGGCGGCAATCCGCACTACTGCCGGCGGCACTGCCTACGGCCAAAAGCAGACTTTCAGCACCCTGCCCGCTCCCGCCATTGATCTGAAGGCAAACAGTTCTGACGGCCCGATCACCATTTCCTACAACGCTAGCGCCAATCTTTCCTGGGCTTCAACCGGTGTTACCAGCTGCACTGCCTCGGGCGGCTGGTCGGGAACTAAAGCAATTCAAGGGTCAGAAAACACCGGCGCCCTAACCAACTCAAAAACATACACCCTCACCTGCTCTTCTACTGCCGGTCAGGCGTCGGACTCGGTCACTATCAATGTTCTACCCCAACCCACCCCGGTCAGCCCAAAAGTCTATCTTTTGATTTTTAACCCCGTCATTGAATCTGAGGGGAATAAAAAGCTGACTGTTTTTAAGGGTTGGAACGACCCTGACCAATTAAGCCAACAGTATATCCAGGACGTCAAACAAGCTTCTGCCAATCTTGCCAACTACCAGATTTCCGAAAGGCTGGAAGCAGATGCCATTTTCCGCCTCAAAGACGGCTATCAGTATACCGACGAGTCTTATCTTCAGTGCCTGAACAACAACTCTACTTGCCATACTCCTTGGGAAGTTGACTACAATTTAATTCTCAGTACTTATAACATCTGTGAAAAACTGAACAGCGGCCTTATTGACGAACTCTGGCTTTTCGGCGGACCGTGGTTCGGATACTACGAGTCTAGATTAGCCGGACCAGGAGCTTTTTGGTACAACTCCCCGCCCCTGACCGGCACTACCTGCAATAAGCTCCTGCCGATTATGGGCTTTAATTACGAAAGAGGAGTGTCGGAAATGCTCGAGGACCTCGGCCACCGAACAGAATCAACAATGTGGCACGTCTACGGCTCGTGGAATAACACCCTGTCTGACCACGCCTGGAATATTTATACTCATTACGATAAAACTACGCCGGGCCAGGCTCGCTGCGGCAACGTCCATTACGCCCCGAATAGCCAATCGGATTACGATTGGAGCAATGCCGGTTATGTCGATTCTTACTGCGGCGACTGGTATAATTACCCCAACTTGATTGGCGCAAGGCAAAACATTAATTGCTCGGCTTGGAACTGCGATTCTCGCAGTTACCACAAGTGGTGGCTAAGCCACCTGCCCCGCGCCTCCGGAACCAGCTCGGGCAAGCTCAACAACTGGTGGAAATATATCGCCGATTACAATAATATTTCTCAATAG
- a CDS encoding Ser-Thr-rich GPI-anchored membrane family protein, which produces MAKRISKIVFILIISGVFSLAVSPSLARAITSQEILDQIAQLQAQIVALQQQLQQLPGTTAVWCHDFNTNLKYGDAGGTEVDALHVALEKQGFDINEDEFANNVFGEYTASAVVGFQVKYSSEILTPLGLKYGTGFVGKATREKLNKLYGCILPPTTRPLYQVEVFNEMGDWSKTLTRGTKYTFVGKISNGKPNSQILFYLQRPDGTMEYNGLFDWPPGCSVGEGCGGSRFSTDANGNFKQTITEVIPNNTQTGTWISWVTVAGSMSNRLYHSVVATAGPSITILSPNGGENWVIGKTYSIVWESSGLTPSDKILISAVSSTGWEGHIAYNIPGNLGLYYWAIPSNFAAGSYKIKLDACKPTGECYSDLSDNYFSIVSTATGSLYLSTSPDTPPAQKIIKGVSTTLLKAKFTASNVEDIRINGFDIYPFLASESRPVPVGDVVKFKLYDGAVQIGLPWYSPNSSGYVAVTNLNWVISKNASKILTVKAEASLNSTTTAFKLVINSEALSATGLSSNSAVQKSGSAVGSVMTIIGNEASITVLSPNGGEKWIKGTTQAIKWQDNTPISLCATGAGASCVSPAPKYYDIKLFTYYPPCTETICPMNVVAPSYTIAKSVSGSLYSWPVGKVLDTNNTAPDGSYTIQVCQINSTICDSSNSYFKIVSTGANNPPVISGIPAIPSDIKVGQSVSFSWSATDADGDNLSWSVSWGDGTGIAEVCVLPNPQNKQGWTFKASHAWANAGTYTVKATVNDCRGGSANHTFNVTVGSNVQPFVTVISPNGGETFIKGVSYTIKWSSSGFASGAWAQIQLRKAESPDQIVKVIVTSMPMSAGSYDWTIPSDVPDGKYLIWMTGPAPSLIDFSDAPFSIVSSPTPSITVLSPNGGEQWRVGNTYSIIWESSGLTPSDNILISAVSSAGQEFHIAYNIAGNLGLYYWAIPSNFTAGSYKIKVEGCKSAGACYSDLSDNYFSITAAIAKPSITVLSPNGGEEFNIGSPMTIKWQNINYRNSVVNIFLYRSNKIPGDLDYNYVAQIGNLGQPNDGMETWIIPSSIPPSDNYFIRVNLDVQDPQTGFDMVDDSNAPFSIVSSIACTDSDGGENYYTRAKATGLYASSVQTGWIFGEDPNKASSRRDETLNYSIYYDHCFDSATSNQLNEGYCNADGKLASSGYQCPFGCQDGVCKQAVKFPDLAAPAGLTVTPDRRLVNQEILITFKMINQGEATASPAVYMYTKQADGFSSIHQSNTCTNSTVLQPGEGCLAAYVFKFPTPGMKQIEVKLDPSNQLKEPNENNNVFGIGFEVVESPVFSNLSADLSSDKASFNFSFSETSSLYRIDMSILPDMSWGTYLDFTWGEKSPLTHDSPQARWDQYRCGQTLYWRVYSSGRGDQSPIQKAIVNCL; this is translated from the coding sequence ATGGCAAAACGAATCTCAAAAATCGTTTTTATCCTAATAATCTCGGGGGTTTTTAGTTTAGCTGTAAGCCCCTCTTTGGCACGGGCAATTACAAGCCAAGAGATTTTAGATCAAATAGCACAACTTCAAGCCCAAATTGTTGCTTTGCAGCAGCAATTACAGCAATTGCCAGGCACAACTGCGGTTTGGTGCCACGATTTTAATACTAATTTAAAATATGGTGATGCTGGCGGTACGGAAGTTGATGCTCTTCATGTTGCTCTGGAAAAACAAGGGTTCGACATCAATGAAGACGAATTTGCCAATAACGTATTTGGCGAATACACCGCTTCAGCTGTGGTTGGCTTTCAGGTAAAATACTCTTCAGAAATATTGACGCCTTTGGGGTTGAAATACGGCACTGGCTTTGTCGGCAAGGCAACCAGAGAAAAACTGAACAAGCTTTATGGCTGTATTCTCCCGCCAACAACGAGACCTTTATATCAAGTGGAGGTATTTAATGAGATGGGAGATTGGAGTAAGACATTGACGCGCGGCACAAAATACACTTTTGTCGGGAAAATCTCTAATGGGAAGCCGAATTCGCAGATACTCTTTTACCTTCAAAGACCAGACGGGACAATGGAATATAATGGTTTATTTGACTGGCCGCCGGGCTGTTCGGTTGGAGAAGGTTGCGGTGGTTCACGATTTTCTACTGACGCCAACGGCAACTTCAAGCAAACTATCACGGAAGTTATCCCAAACAACACTCAAACCGGCACCTGGATTTCCTGGGTGACCGTCGCGGGAAGTATGTCTAATAGGCTATATCATTCTGTAGTTGCTACCGCCGGTCCTTCTATTACCATTCTCTCTCCCAACGGCGGGGAGAATTGGGTGATAGGCAAAACCTACTCAATCGTTTGGGAATCGTCAGGTCTAACACCCTCTGATAAAATTTTAATCTCTGCCGTAAGTTCTACGGGGTGGGAAGGCCACATTGCCTACAATATCCCAGGCAACTTAGGGTTATATTATTGGGCGATTCCGTCTAATTTTGCAGCCGGTTCCTACAAAATTAAACTTGATGCCTGTAAGCCCACTGGAGAATGCTATTCTGATTTGAGCGATAATTATTTCAGCATTGTTTCAACAGCTACAGGTTCTCTCTACCTTTCTACTTCTCCTGATACGCCGCCTGCGCAGAAGATTATAAAAGGAGTCAGCACCACTTTGTTAAAAGCAAAATTCACTGCCAGCAACGTTGAGGATATAAGAATCAATGGTTTTGATATTTATCCGTTTCTGGCGTCAGAGAGTCGCCCAGTGCCGGTCGGGGATGTCGTCAAGTTCAAACTTTACGACGGCGCAGTCCAAATCGGCCTTCCTTGGTATTCGCCAAACTCGTCTGGATATGTTGCGGTTACTAATCTCAATTGGGTTATTTCTAAGAATGCGTCAAAAATACTGACGGTCAAAGCCGAAGCATCTTTAAACAGCACTACCACCGCTTTTAAGCTAGTGATAAATAGCGAAGCTTTGTCTGCCACCGGCCTAAGCTCCAACTCCGCTGTTCAAAAAAGTGGCAGCGCTGTTGGAAGCGTGATGACTATTATCGGAAATGAAGCAAGTATTACCGTTCTCTCCCCCAACGGCGGAGAGAAATGGATAAAAGGAACGACACAGGCGATCAAGTGGCAGGACAACACGCCAATTTCGTTATGCGCAACTGGAGCTGGAGCGTCTTGCGTGTCTCCCGCGCCAAAATACTATGACATTAAGTTATTCACCTACTATCCGCCGTGCACCGAGACTATTTGCCCCATGAATGTGGTTGCGCCGTCGTATACGATTGCAAAGAGCGTATCCGGTTCTTTATATAGCTGGCCGGTGGGCAAGGTTTTGGACACAAACAATACTGCTCCCGACGGCTCATACACCATTCAGGTTTGTCAAATCAATTCTACAATCTGCGACTCAAGCAATAGCTACTTCAAGATTGTAAGCACGGGTGCAAATAATCCCCCTGTTATCAGCGGAATCCCTGCCATACCCTCAGATATCAAAGTCGGCCAATCCGTCTCGTTCAGTTGGAGCGCGACCGATGCTGATGGCGACAATCTTTCCTGGTCAGTCTCGTGGGGAGACGGAACCGGAATAGCAGAAGTATGCGTGTTGCCCAATCCGCAAAACAAACAAGGCTGGACTTTCAAAGCGTCTCATGCCTGGGCAAACGCGGGAACATACACGGTGAAGGCAACAGTAAATGACTGCCGAGGCGGAAGCGCTAATCACACGTTCAATGTAACTGTGGGAAGTAATGTTCAGCCTTTCGTTACTGTTATCTCACCAAACGGCGGGGAAACTTTTATAAAAGGGGTGTCTTACACCATTAAATGGTCATCAAGCGGTTTTGCTTCAGGCGCCTGGGCCCAGATTCAGCTTCGAAAAGCTGAAAGTCCAGATCAAATAGTAAAAGTTATTGTCACTTCTATGCCGATGTCGGCCGGGAGTTATGATTGGACAATTCCTTCTGATGTTCCTGACGGCAAGTATCTTATTTGGATGACTGGCCCAGCGCCGTCTCTGATAGACTTCAGCGACGCGCCGTTCAGCATTGTTTCTTCTCCCACTCCTTCCATCACCGTTCTTTCTCCCAACGGAGGGGAACAGTGGAGAGTGGGAAATACCTATTCAATCATTTGGGAATCGTCGGGCCTAACACCTTCTGATAATATTTTAATTTCTGCCGTAAGTTCTGCAGGGCAAGAATTCCACATTGCTTATAATATCGCGGGTAATTTAGGATTATATTATTGGGCGATCCCGTCTAATTTCACAGCCGGTTCCTACAAAATTAAAGTTGAGGGCTGTAAATCTGCTGGGGCGTGCTATTCTGATTTGAGCGACAATTATTTCAGCATTACTGCGGCAATAGCCAAGCCTTCCATCACCGTCCTTTCCCCCAATGGCGGGGAGGAATTCAACATCGGATCGCCGATGACAATCAAGTGGCAAAATATTAATTACCGTAACAGCGTTGTTAATATTTTCCTTTACAGAAGCAATAAAATTCCTGGCGACCTGGACTACAATTACGTGGCGCAGATCGGAAACTTGGGCCAGCCGAACGACGGCATGGAAACATGGATTATCCCTTCATCAATCCCTCCCAGCGATAACTACTTTATAAGGGTCAATCTAGACGTCCAAGATCCCCAGACCGGATTTGATATGGTTGACGACAGCAACGCCCCCTTTAGCATTGTTTCTTCTATCGCCTGTACTGATTCAGACGGCGGAGAAAACTATTACACAAGAGCAAAAGCTACCGGTCTATATGCTAGTTCAGTCCAAACTGGTTGGATTTTTGGCGAGGATCCCAACAAAGCCAGTTCCCGGCGCGATGAAACGTTAAACTACAGCATATACTACGATCATTGCTTTGACAGCGCGACGTCAAACCAACTAAACGAAGGGTATTGCAACGCGGATGGGAAATTAGCCTCCTCCGGTTATCAATGCCCTTTTGGTTGCCAGGACGGCGTTTGCAAACAAGCGGTTAAGTTTCCCGATCTCGCGGCGCCAGCCGGTCTGACCGTTACGCCCGACCGCCGCTTGGTGAATCAAGAAATCCTTATCACTTTCAAGATGATAAATCAGGGTGAAGCCACAGCTTCGCCGGCAGTGTACATGTATACTAAACAGGCGGACGGATTCAGCAGCATCCATCAATCTAATACCTGCACCAATTCAACCGTCTTACAACCGGGAGAAGGATGTTTGGCGGCATATGTTTTTAAATTCCCGACTCCCGGCATGAAACAAATAGAGGTTAAGCTGGATCCCTCAAATCAATTAAAGGAACCCAATGAAAATAATAACGTCTTCGGCATAGGTTTTGAGGTAGTAGAAAGCCCGGTGTTTTCCAATCTTTCTGCCGACCTTTCTTCTGATAAAGCATCTTTCAATTTCAGTTTCTCGGAAACATCAAGCCTATACCGAATTGATATGTCAATACTGCCGGATATGTCCTGGGGCACCTACCTAGACTTTACCTGGGGCGAAAAATCCCCTCTTACTCACGATAGCCCCCAAGCGCGCTGGGACCAATATCGCTGCGGCCAAACGCTTTACTGGAGAGTTTACAGCTCCGGTAGAGGCGACCAAAGCCCGATTCAAAAAGCGATTGTCAATTGCCTATAA
- a CDS encoding GIY-YIG nuclease family protein, producing MTRFLFLKPARIKTLPKSSGVYQFRSSENEILYIGKAVNLKRRVRDHFRKANLKDKLLADLTEKVGYFQTGSEIEALILEANLIKRYLPKYNVMWRDGKNYLYVGFAKEELPRIFITHQPDATASKLKTQNAKRKATAQNLKLIGPFIDGKSLKIALRLLRRVFPYYVSGKHASKPCQGCLIGLCPGPNPDVREYRKNIRNLAAVLKGKGAKILKDLKKGMVEAAEIQNFEKAARIRDQIMALETIFAHSKTLAAPQPDASKILQKILKSKKPISKIEAYDISNIQGQEATGSMVSFADGKPDKSFYRRFKIKISGGPNDVAMIKEVLKRRLNHPEWPYPDLILIDGGKPQLNAAIASKSEILNAKDIRIIALAKRKNELFIEGRKSVLLLKSLPRPIFNLVLQLRDEAHRFARNYHLKLRRKKFLSI from the coding sequence ATGACAAGATTTCTTTTCCTTAAACCCGCGAGAATAAAAACCTTGCCAAAAAGCTCTGGCGTTTATCAATTCCGCTCAAGCGAGAACGAAATTTTATACATCGGCAAGGCCGTCAACCTCAAAAGAAGAGTCCGCGACCACTTCCGCAAAGCCAATCTCAAAGACAAGCTCTTGGCCGATCTGACAGAAAAGGTCGGCTACTTTCAAACTGGCTCGGAAATCGAAGCTTTGATTTTGGAGGCAAATTTGATCAAAAGATATTTGCCGAAATACAACGTCATGTGGCGCGACGGCAAAAACTATCTTTATGTCGGCTTTGCCAAAGAAGAACTGCCAAGAATTTTTATAACGCACCAGCCAGACGCGACCGCCAGCAAGCTCAAAACTCAAAACGCAAAGCGCAAAGCCACAGCTCAAAACTTAAAACTTATTGGACCATTTATAGACGGTAAATCTCTCAAAATCGCCCTACGACTTTTGCGCCGGGTTTTTCCCTATTATGTCTCCGGAAAACACGCTTCAAAGCCTTGCCAAGGCTGCCTTATCGGGCTCTGCCCGGGGCCGAATCCTGATGTCAGAGAATACCGCAAGAATATCAGAAACCTGGCCGCAGTCCTTAAGGGAAAAGGAGCCAAGATCCTTAAGGACTTAAAAAAAGGGATGGTTGAGGCGGCCGAAATCCAAAACTTTGAAAAAGCGGCCAGGATCAGGGATCAAATTATGGCCTTGGAAACGATCTTTGCTCATAGTAAAACCCTCGCCGCTCCACAACCAGACGCCTCAAAGATCCTTCAGAAAATCTTAAAATCTAAAAAACCTATCTCCAAGATCGAAGCCTACGATATCTCCAATATCCAGGGCCAGGAAGCAACCGGTTCGATGGTCAGCTTTGCCGACGGAAAACCAGACAAAAGTTTTTACCGAAGATTTAAGATAAAGATTTCCGGAGGGCCAAACGACGTTGCCATGATCAAAGAGGTCTTGAAAAGAAGGCTGAATCATCCCGAGTGGCCTTATCCAGATTTAATCTTAATCGACGGCGGAAAACCCCAGCTCAACGCGGCGATAGCTTCTAAATCAGAAATCCTGAATGCCAAAGACATTAGAATAATTGCATTAGCCAAGAGGAAAAACGAACTCTTTATTGAGGGCCGGAAATCAGTCCTTCTGCTCAAAAGCCTACCCAGGCCGATTTTCAATCTGGTCTTGCAGTTAAGAGACGAAGCCCACCGCTTTGCCCGAAACTACCACTTGAAATTGAGGCGAAAGAAATTCTTGAGTATTTAA
- a CDS encoding phage holin family protein, which translates to MWNLILRVAGSTAGIWLADRYINGVQVSGDWKTLLIIGAVLGAVNFFLKPLLNAIALPLKILTLGLFSLIINMVLVWLVDIAFTELVITGLIPLFWTTAIVWLVNYVLQKWLPGE; encoded by the coding sequence ATGTGGAACCTAATTTTGAGAGTAGCCGGATCCACTGCCGGCATCTGGTTAGCCGACAGATATATTAACGGAGTTCAGGTTTCAGGCGACTGGAAAACTCTTTTGATTATTGGCGCCGTCCTGGGCGCGGTCAATTTCTTTTTAAAGCCTTTACTGAATGCTATCGCCCTGCCCCTGAAAATATTGACCCTCGGCCTTTTTAGCCTGATAATCAATATGGTTCTGGTCTGGCTGGTTGACATCGCCTTCACCGAACTGGTCATTACCGGCCTGATTCCTCTTTTTTGGACAACAGCCATTGTCTGGCTGGTGAACTACGTCTTGCAAAAGTGGCTGCCCGGGGAGTGA
- the secG gene encoding preprotein translocase subunit SecG: MDLSNILGLISQLKPYLPAAQIVVALLLIILILLQPRGEALGSAFGQSFATVGKLRGASKSIFWFTIVLGVIFILLALLNLVV, translated from the coding sequence ATGGATCTCTCAAACATCCTCGGATTAATTTCCCAACTTAAACCTTATCTGCCGGCGGCGCAGATTGTCGTCGCCCTGCTTTTGATTATCCTGATCCTGCTTCAGCCAAGAGGGGAAGCTTTGGGATCTGCTTTCGGCCAGAGCTTTGCCACTGTTGGAAAATTGCGGGGAGCTTCAAAAAGCATATTTTGGTTCACTATTGTTCTCGGCGTCATTTTCATCCTGCTCGCCTTGCTAAATCTTGTCGTTTAA